In the Pyrolobus fumarii 1A genome, one interval contains:
- a CDS encoding flavin reductase family protein has protein sequence MPGFEPVGSKRYRLLHPRPVYIIIASRGEKINAMAASWVSPLSEEPERITLALDKESYTYQIIREVREFTVNVVDDRHLDVVWCVGTTSGHEIDKVSRCGLKLEPSSSVRAPHLADALGYIEARVYKIIEDVAEDVDLIVADVVAAYARSDVYNPRYGWELAKARILLHASGRAFTVPGRLLVARG, from the coding sequence ATGCCTGGTTTTGAACCGGTTGGGTCTAAGAGGTATAGGCTGCTACACCCCCGACCAGTCTACATAATCATAGCATCTCGTGGAGAAAAGATAAACGCCATGGCGGCGTCTTGGGTGTCCCCGCTTTCCGAGGAACCCGAGAGGATAACCCTGGCACTTGACAAGGAAAGCTACACCTACCAGATTATTCGCGAGGTACGCGAGTTTACCGTTAATGTAGTCGACGATAGGCACCTGGATGTAGTGTGGTGCGTGGGCACCACTAGCGGTCACGAGATAGACAAGGTTTCAAGGTGCGGTTTGAAGCTCGAGCCGTCAAGCTCTGTACGCGCTCCACATCTGGCGGACGCGCTGGGTTACATCGAAGCCCGAGTCTACAAGATAATCGAGGATGTTGCAGAAGATGTAGACCTTATCGTGGCTGATGTTGTGGCTGCCTACGCCAGGAGTGATGTCTACAATCCGAGGTATGGATGGGAGTTAGCAAAGGCGCGTATACTGCTGCACGCGTCGGGGCGAGCCTTCACAGTCCCCGGTAGGCTGCTAGTAGCGAGGGGCTAG
- the pdo gene encoding protein disulfide oxidoreductase, with product MKPVEVKFTSEDREALREALSDMENPVDIHVFIGPDCEYCNEAVELVKILVEESPEKNGQKLLRMHVWEKGKHDNVFKEHGVERIPSITLLDGVIRYTGVPAGEEVRGLVETIIRISTNDSGLDSSTVERIKRINKPVHIEVVVTPQCPYCPYAALLANMFAFEAWKAGRRDFIADTVEAYENPDIAEKYGVTTVPAIAINGVLAFVGVPYEEDFIDRIERIVLRREKVDTEVIGESATGL from the coding sequence TTGAAGCCAGTTGAGGTAAAGTTTACCAGCGAAGATAGAGAAGCCTTACGAGAAGCTCTATCCGACATGGAAAATCCGGTTGACATACACGTTTTCATAGGCCCAGACTGCGAATACTGCAATGAAGCTGTGGAGCTCGTCAAGATTCTGGTGGAGGAGTCGCCGGAGAAAAACGGCCAGAAACTGCTCCGAATGCATGTGTGGGAAAAAGGGAAACACGACAATGTGTTCAAGGAGCATGGGGTTGAACGTATACCCTCAATCACGCTGCTGGACGGCGTGATAAGGTATACAGGTGTACCGGCAGGTGAGGAGGTTAGAGGGCTAGTAGAGACCATAATCCGTATATCGACTAATGATAGCGGCCTTGATAGTAGCACCGTGGAGAGAATAAAGAGGATAAACAAGCCGGTTCACATAGAGGTTGTCGTTACGCCACAGTGTCCCTACTGTCCCTATGCCGCGCTACTGGCAAACATGTTCGCGTTCGAAGCCTGGAAGGCTGGCCGAAGAGACTTCATAGCTGATACTGTTGAGGCTTACGAGAACCCGGATATAGCAGAGAAGTATGGCGTGACGACTGTACCAGCCATAGCCATTAACGGTGTGTTAGCGTTTGTCGGCGTTCCCTACGAGGAGGACTTCATAGATAGGATTGAAAGGATTGTACTGCGCCGTGAAAAGGTGGATACAGAGGTAATCGGAGAAAGCGCAACAGGGCTCTAG
- a CDS encoding ABC transporter substrate-binding protein produces MQRLMAALVLLLITIPTLGILVHAQGQEQLVEKIVVMRITEDDPAIQSLLSGDTQARLFRIRDPNLAKKMMAQGFKVVAPLSGLVDILVNPVQCRDGSFNPFTIPEVRYALNFIINRKEIANEIYKGAAVPAIIPYSEVDPDYIKLLPVAAKYEVEFAKGFEYAKKLITEAMEKAGAKLVDGKWYYNGKPVTIKFVIRIEDERKQVGEYVAKKLEELGFTVEKIYKDFRGAFDVVYGDDPGKCQWHLYTEGWGFTGMTAYDHDTAVAFFSSLYGFQPGWGEASYVNYYPPKEINDTAEKLVKGEYKTPEEYWALYRKLVDLGIRDSVRVFVVWTRDFYIINPNVKGIIESPKASPWNTWTYLNLHYTGPEVKFSNRYVYSQGWPWNPVGGFQDLYSVTSVATAIYLPGITSKPTTGEPGWSLIASFKVERGNPVVKVPEDAITWDPEKHAWVSAGGKVAKNAVVINYKLLGKLKFHDGSTETIADLLAMIYLIKEWSSQAGEGDTRYESALASQYAPFLTNFVAVKVINETAVIVYTNFTHMDDGIVAQQADIWTGTPLELYLAMEKLVEAGEAAFTMSGAKAANKPAVHLVSKDQCEKMAAMLREIIEKKEMPDWVKGLIDLGYLTADEFYKRLENLLNFYEKYGHMLVGNGPFMLESYDAANDVATLVRVPDYPISPEQVAKELGKHVARVEAVQLINEGIIEVAEPGTPVAKIKVSVDGKPAAAKAVKVYAMAVSEKGDVVMLDAKYVKPGIFEIVLKKPLPEGDYKLVIYVYPAGYSQPAKAIASITVLMAPEETTTTTTTPATETVTTTKPAETAAPATTTVTVTKTTTETVVKTSVSTVTTTVTETVQTGNTGMMAAAAVAALIVGLAIGYLVKRS; encoded by the coding sequence GTGCAGCGGCTGATGGCCGCTTTAGTGCTACTCCTTATCACGATTCCGACCCTAGGCATACTCGTCCACGCCCAGGGTCAAGAGCAGTTAGTCGAGAAGATAGTCGTGATGAGAATCACTGAGGACGACCCTGCCATACAGAGCCTACTGTCTGGCGACACACAAGCCAGGCTATTCAGGATACGCGACCCCAACCTTGCTAAGAAGATGATGGCACAAGGCTTCAAGGTCGTGGCGCCGCTCAGCGGTCTAGTGGACATACTGGTTAACCCAGTTCAGTGCAGAGATGGTAGCTTCAACCCATTCACAATCCCAGAGGTGAGATACGCGCTCAACTTCATAATCAACAGGAAGGAGATCGCCAACGAGATATACAAGGGTGCTGCAGTCCCTGCTATCATACCCTACTCTGAGGTCGACCCAGACTACATCAAACTACTACCAGTAGCAGCCAAGTACGAGGTCGAGTTCGCCAAGGGCTTTGAGTATGCCAAGAAGCTGATCACGGAGGCTATGGAGAAGGCTGGCGCGAAGCTAGTCGACGGCAAGTGGTACTACAATGGCAAGCCAGTGACAATCAAGTTCGTGATTAGGATTGAGGACGAGAGGAAACAGGTTGGCGAGTATGTTGCGAAGAAGCTAGAGGAACTTGGATTCACTGTTGAGAAGATATACAAGGACTTCAGAGGCGCCTTCGACGTAGTGTATGGCGATGACCCAGGCAAGTGTCAGTGGCACCTTTACACCGAGGGCTGGGGCTTCACCGGCATGACTGCCTACGACCATGATACCGCTGTTGCCTTCTTCAGCAGCCTGTACGGCTTCCAGCCGGGCTGGGGCGAAGCCAGCTACGTCAACTACTACCCACCCAAGGAGATAAACGACACTGCCGAGAAGCTCGTAAAGGGCGAGTACAAGACACCTGAGGAGTACTGGGCACTATACAGAAAGCTCGTTGACCTAGGCATCCGCGACTCCGTAAGAGTGTTCGTCGTCTGGACTAGGGACTTCTACATAATCAACCCGAACGTCAAGGGCATCATAGAGTCTCCCAAGGCATCCCCATGGAACACCTGGACCTACCTCAACCTACACTACACTGGCCCCGAGGTGAAGTTCAGCAACAGGTACGTCTACTCGCAGGGCTGGCCATGGAACCCAGTCGGTGGCTTCCAGGACCTATACAGCGTGACTAGTGTGGCCACTGCAATATACCTACCAGGTATAACCAGCAAGCCGACCACGGGCGAGCCCGGCTGGAGCCTAATCGCGAGCTTCAAGGTAGAGCGTGGTAACCCTGTCGTAAAGGTCCCAGAGGACGCGATCACCTGGGACCCGGAGAAACACGCCTGGGTCAGCGCTGGCGGCAAGGTAGCCAAGAACGCTGTTGTGATAAACTATAAGCTACTAGGTAAGCTCAAGTTCCACGATGGGAGTACCGAGACAATCGCAGACCTCCTAGCGATGATCTACCTAATCAAGGAGTGGAGTTCACAGGCGGGCGAGGGCGACACTAGGTACGAGAGCGCGCTAGCATCCCAGTATGCGCCGTTCCTAACGAACTTCGTTGCTGTGAAGGTGATCAACGAGACTGCTGTTATAGTCTATACGAACTTCACCCACATGGACGACGGTATTGTGGCACAGCAGGCCGACATCTGGACCGGCACGCCGCTAGAGCTATACCTCGCAATGGAGAAGCTTGTTGAGGCTGGCGAGGCGGCGTTCACGATGAGTGGCGCCAAGGCTGCGAACAAGCCGGCAGTACACCTAGTGAGCAAGGACCAGTGCGAGAAGATGGCTGCGATGCTACGCGAGATCATCGAGAAGAAGGAGATGCCCGACTGGGTCAAGGGCCTAATCGACCTAGGCTACCTAACGGCCGATGAGTTCTACAAGAGGCTAGAGAACCTCCTCAACTTCTACGAGAAGTATGGCCACATGCTAGTCGGTAACGGCCCGTTTATGCTAGAATCCTATGACGCTGCAAACGACGTTGCAACCCTAGTACGCGTGCCGGACTACCCAATAAGCCCAGAGCAGGTAGCCAAGGAGCTAGGCAAGCATGTCGCCAGGGTCGAGGCAGTGCAGCTAATCAATGAGGGTATAATCGAGGTCGCCGAGCCTGGCACGCCCGTCGCTAAGATAAAGGTGAGCGTTGATGGCAAACCGGCAGCCGCCAAGGCGGTCAAGGTCTACGCGATGGCAGTATCCGAGAAGGGCGACGTTGTAATGCTAGACGCGAAGTATGTGAAGCCTGGCATCTTCGAGATAGTCCTAAAGAAGCCGCTGCCAGAGGGCGATTACAAGCTAGTGATCTACGTCTACCCAGCCGGTTACAGCCAGCCTGCCAAGGCTATTGCGAGCATAACCGTACTCATGGCTCCTGAGGAGACGACGACTACAACAACTACACCGGCAACAGAGACCGTAACCACTACCAAGCCCGCCGAAACGGCTGCTCCGGCAACAACGACCGTGACAGTGACGAAGACCACCACCGAGACTGTCGTAAAGACTAGCGTAAGCACCGTGACCACGACAGTAACTGAGACCGTACAGACCGGCAATACTGGAATGATGGCTGCTGCAGCAGTTGCTGCACTGATAGTGGGTCTCGCCATAGGCTACCTCGTCAAGAGAAGCTAA
- a CDS encoding purine-nucleoside phosphorylase has protein sequence MKPQHLTAKPGEVAERVVVVGDPARAKMVAEEFLEDARVVSENRALYVYTGSYKGVPVSVAVHGIGGPSAAIVFEELRMLGAKAMVRLGTAGGLKPEIDVGHAVVVTGAAYYCGGTLGVYTPNACMPTAPDPTLTVKLYEAAKREGLTVHMGPVISNDAFYAESPDFAEFWAKRGIIAVEMECATLFGIGWMRGFRTAALVVIADNLVVPEKKDLLHHEQLAPIMRKAAKAVLEALVETNV, from the coding sequence TTGAAGCCTCAGCACTTGACGGCCAAGCCTGGTGAGGTCGCCGAGAGGGTTGTGGTTGTCGGCGATCCGGCGCGTGCAAAGATGGTTGCTGAGGAGTTTCTCGAGGATGCCAGGGTTGTGAGCGAGAATCGTGCGTTGTACGTGTACACGGGGAGTTACAAGGGTGTTCCAGTGTCGGTAGCTGTTCACGGTATTGGCGGGCCTAGCGCAGCGATAGTCTTCGAAGAGCTTCGTATGCTTGGAGCCAAGGCTATGGTTAGGCTCGGTACTGCGGGCGGCCTCAAGCCCGAGATAGACGTCGGGCATGCTGTGGTGGTGACGGGCGCGGCGTACTACTGTGGAGGTACACTCGGGGTATACACGCCCAACGCCTGTATGCCCACGGCTCCAGACCCAACCCTAACGGTCAAGCTTTACGAGGCTGCAAAGAGGGAGGGCCTAACGGTACACATGGGCCCGGTGATAAGCAACGATGCGTTCTATGCTGAGAGCCCTGACTTTGCCGAGTTCTGGGCGAAGCGTGGCATAATAGCAGTTGAGATGGAGTGTGCAACTCTCTTCGGAATTGGGTGGATGAGGGGGTTTAGGACAGCAGCGCTGGTAGTGATAGCGGACAACCTCGTGGTTCCCGAAAAGAAGGATCTGCTTCACCACGAGCAACTAGCGCCAATCATGAGGAAGGCGGCGAAGGCTGTGCTAGAAGCGCTGGTCGAGACTAACGTCTAG
- the alaXM gene encoding alanyl-tRNA editing protein AlaXM: MQLLPAEKLYQRDSYLREFDAKVTRVENNEVFLDRTAFHPRPVGGLDADRGWLIVNDERVAVVDVYEKDGDVAHVVDDPSLFKPGVHVHGVIDWERRYRMMRLHTALHILAALLYEKHGARVTGSSISPEGGRADFDLSNVTDWKNALQEAVREANEIAKKCIEVRVYWLPREEAMRIPGLVKLAERMPPEVKQLRIVEIPGIDIQADEGPHVRNTCEIGEIVLEKMESKGRRRKRIYFNTKP; this comes from the coding sequence GTGCAACTGTTGCCTGCCGAGAAGCTATACCAACGCGACAGCTACCTTCGCGAGTTTGACGCGAAGGTGACGCGAGTTGAAAACAACGAGGTGTTCCTAGATAGAACAGCGTTTCACCCTAGACCCGTAGGAGGTTTGGACGCAGACCGCGGCTGGCTCATAGTAAATGATGAGCGCGTGGCTGTGGTAGATGTTTACGAGAAGGACGGTGACGTTGCGCACGTAGTGGACGACCCGTCGCTCTTCAAGCCTGGCGTCCATGTACACGGGGTCATAGACTGGGAGAGGAGATATCGCATGATGAGACTGCATACGGCCTTACACATCCTGGCAGCGCTGCTGTACGAGAAGCACGGTGCCCGAGTCACAGGAAGCAGTATCTCACCTGAAGGCGGCAGAGCCGACTTCGACCTAAGCAATGTTACAGACTGGAAGAACGCCCTACAAGAGGCTGTACGCGAAGCCAATGAGATTGCAAAGAAGTGTATAGAGGTTCGCGTATACTGGCTACCGCGCGAAGAAGCCATGAGAATACCTGGCCTGGTGAAACTAGCCGAGAGGATGCCACCAGAAGTCAAGCAACTTAGAATCGTCGAGATACCGGGAATCGATATCCAGGCCGACGAGGGGCCCCACGTACGCAATACATGCGAGATAGGCGAGATTGTCCTGGAAAAGATGGAGAGCAAAGGAAGAAGGAGAAAGAGGATCTACTTCAACACAAAACCCTAA
- a CDS encoding THUMP domain-containing protein: protein MRYAEIGVKLGRTRQFFEESLARSIRCWLAYAGLIRPIRITPGRIIIDVEELEEAFEAAKLAARSFGVHSAAPAWSIPNDLNTILEMIPRLFRDELVKASTFAVRARRVESYPVKSRDVERLLGARILEAIPSLRVDLEKPDVIVRLEIRAKRAYAYLDSWLVEGPGGLPYGVEGTAVIPVLEGSLDELLAAWLVARRGARLYFVVSGERARDVVKRFVNAWVPCGDAIVEESEDPWRLAAKLAARGAALLVYPHVISVDVDSERVWSVSPLVGAPEQIVSKAVKMLTSSLHFDDF, encoded by the coding sequence GTGCGCTACGCGGAGATCGGGGTTAAGCTTGGACGCACGAGGCAATTCTTCGAGGAGAGCCTGGCTAGGAGTATACGTTGCTGGCTCGCTTATGCCGGATTGATACGACCGATTCGCATCACACCCGGCAGGATAATCATAGATGTTGAGGAGCTTGAGGAGGCATTTGAAGCTGCTAAGCTAGCTGCTAGGTCTTTCGGCGTCCACAGCGCGGCCCCCGCGTGGTCCATCCCAAACGACCTCAACACTATTCTCGAGATGATACCCCGCCTATTTCGAGATGAGCTTGTCAAAGCCTCTACTTTCGCTGTGAGGGCTAGACGCGTCGAAAGTTACCCGGTGAAGAGTAGAGATGTTGAGAGGCTTCTCGGTGCGCGTATACTAGAGGCTATACCGAGTCTTAGAGTAGACCTCGAGAAGCCAGATGTGATTGTGAGGCTCGAGATACGCGCCAAGAGGGCCTACGCGTATCTCGACTCGTGGCTGGTAGAGGGGCCTGGTGGCCTGCCCTACGGTGTCGAGGGTACGGCTGTGATTCCTGTGCTAGAAGGGAGCCTAGATGAGCTTCTAGCGGCCTGGCTTGTAGCGAGAAGAGGTGCGCGTCTATATTTTGTGGTCTCCGGGGAGAGGGCGAGAGACGTTGTCAAGCGTTTCGTTAACGCGTGGGTACCATGCGGGGACGCCATAGTGGAGGAGAGCGAGGATCCTTGGCGCCTAGCTGCTAAGCTTGCTGCACGAGGCGCGGCCTTGCTTGTTTACCCGCATGTCATCAGCGTTGATGTGGATAGTGAACGCGTGTGGAGTGTATCGCCTCTTGTAGGTGCACCGGAGCAGATAGTGTCTAAAGCCGTGAAGATGCTCACTTCTTCACTCCATTTCGATGATTTTTAG
- the gatE gene encoding Glu-tRNA(Gln) amidotransferase subunit GatE, with amino-acid sequence MPLDPKARLEELDFSKLGLKVGLEIHQQLATQHKLFCKCPAELVEEDAEDVFPRRLRPTRSELGEVDIAALFEWRKGRVYEYHAPRTASCLVEADEEPPHPLNEEALKIALAIALALGAKPVDEVHVMRKIVIDGSNTTGFQRTAVIALGGHITLSNGKRVGIQTICLEEDAARKLGEEGVKTKYRLDRLGIPLIEVSTAPDLNTPEEAQEAAYVIGQLFRLTGRVRRGIGTIRQDLNISIEGGAKVEIKGVQRLDLIAKVVAYEALRQYRLLQIRDELKARGLKPEDLDNIEIIDVTDVFRNTKSKVIKRALSRGGRVLAVKLPGFHGILGVEVQPGRRFGTELADYARFWGGVGGIFHTDELPAYGITSEEVEKLYEVTGARKGYDAIVIVADEEKKARKALEAVIERAKQALVGVPRETRAALDDGTTRYMRPQPGAARMYPETDIPPMEVTEEILREAEKLVPEPPAKKLERFVREYGLSEELAKQVIRDIHLDVFERLVEKYKGKVPATLIAYTLVSTLKNLRHEGVPVDNISDEHLDEVFGLVAQGKIAKEAIPDVLKYLAEHPGSTVKEAIEKLGLGAASLEEVQRVVDEVVEQLRSEILERGERVFGKIMGRVMARLRGRADGRVVAEIVKKKIREVLGSQ; translated from the coding sequence ATGCCTCTGGACCCCAAAGCTAGACTCGAAGAGCTTGATTTCTCGAAACTCGGTTTGAAGGTGGGACTAGAGATTCACCAGCAGCTCGCCACACAGCACAAACTATTCTGCAAGTGCCCCGCCGAGCTGGTTGAAGAGGACGCTGAGGATGTCTTTCCACGTAGGCTTCGCCCGACCCGAAGCGAGCTTGGCGAGGTCGACATAGCAGCGTTGTTCGAGTGGAGGAAGGGTAGAGTGTACGAGTATCACGCTCCGCGCACCGCCAGCTGTCTCGTAGAGGCTGACGAGGAGCCTCCCCACCCGCTTAACGAGGAGGCTCTGAAGATAGCCCTCGCTATCGCCCTGGCACTTGGAGCAAAACCCGTTGATGAGGTACACGTTATGAGGAAGATTGTTATTGACGGTTCTAACACAACTGGCTTCCAGAGAACAGCGGTCATTGCTCTAGGCGGCCACATAACACTATCAAATGGTAAGAGAGTCGGCATCCAAACTATCTGCCTCGAGGAGGACGCGGCTAGAAAGCTCGGCGAGGAAGGTGTGAAGACAAAGTATAGGCTTGATAGGCTCGGAATACCACTGATAGAGGTTTCAACAGCCCCGGATCTCAACACTCCAGAGGAGGCGCAGGAAGCAGCATACGTCATTGGCCAGTTGTTCCGTTTGACTGGCAGAGTTAGAAGAGGTATTGGTACGATTAGGCAGGATTTGAACATCTCGATAGAGGGTGGCGCAAAGGTCGAGATTAAGGGTGTGCAGAGGCTCGATCTCATAGCGAAAGTTGTCGCCTATGAAGCTCTCAGGCAGTACCGGCTTCTACAGATACGCGACGAGTTGAAAGCTAGAGGGCTGAAACCAGAGGACCTGGATAACATAGAGATCATTGACGTGACAGACGTGTTCAGAAACACCAAGAGCAAGGTGATTAAACGTGCCCTGTCTAGAGGAGGTAGGGTACTCGCTGTCAAACTCCCGGGCTTCCACGGTATCCTAGGCGTCGAGGTTCAACCGGGGCGGAGGTTCGGCACAGAGCTGGCAGACTATGCTAGGTTCTGGGGTGGTGTTGGCGGCATCTTCCACACTGACGAGCTACCCGCCTACGGCATTACTAGCGAGGAGGTAGAGAAGCTCTATGAGGTTACTGGCGCACGCAAGGGCTACGATGCAATTGTTATAGTTGCTGATGAGGAGAAAAAGGCTAGGAAGGCGCTTGAGGCTGTCATCGAGAGAGCAAAGCAAGCCTTGGTGGGCGTGCCTAGAGAGACTAGGGCGGCACTAGACGACGGAACCACGAGGTATATGAGGCCTCAGCCGGGCGCGGCGCGGATGTACCCAGAGACCGACATACCCCCGATGGAGGTAACGGAGGAGATACTACGTGAAGCTGAGAAGCTAGTCCCGGAGCCGCCCGCTAAGAAGCTGGAAAGGTTTGTACGCGAGTATGGCCTTAGCGAGGAGCTAGCTAAGCAGGTGATACGCGATATACATCTTGACGTGTTTGAGAGGCTTGTAGAGAAGTATAAGGGTAAGGTGCCAGCAACGCTCATAGCATACACGCTTGTCTCAACGTTGAAGAATCTACGGCATGAGGGCGTGCCGGTAGACAACATAAGTGACGAGCATCTTGACGAAGTGTTCGGGCTTGTGGCCCAGGGCAAGATAGCTAAGGAGGCGATACCGGACGTGCTGAAGTATCTGGCTGAACACCCGGGCTCTACAGTGAAGGAGGCCATCGAGAAGCTTGGTCTGGGCGCGGCAAGCCTAGAGGAGGTGCAGCGCGTTGTGGACGAGGTTGTAGAGCAGCTTAGGAGCGAGATACTGGAGCGTGGCGAGAGGGTATTCGGCAAGATAATGGGCAGGGTGATGGCGCGACTTCGTGGGCGTGCCGATGGGAGGGTAGTAGCAGAGATCGTGAAAAAGAAGATACGCGAGGTTCTAGGTAGCCAGTAG
- a CDS encoding transcriptional regulator — translation MFDHENETTLLMPCEAATRKVLPALRAATAILLVKEYGFTTYRTAKLLGLTPAAISNYLFKRRGAELVDIILNNEKYRRIVEEIAGRLLSGASPEEVTIYACMLCRELRLELTRKARSGEGRSNQNA, via the coding sequence GTGTTTGACCACGAGAACGAGACTACTCTGCTTATGCCCTGCGAGGCGGCTACCAGGAAGGTCCTACCCGCGCTTAGAGCCGCCACCGCGATACTGCTCGTAAAGGAGTATGGCTTCACGACATACCGCACGGCAAAGCTGTTAGGGTTAACACCTGCCGCCATCTCTAACTACCTGTTCAAGAGGAGAGGAGCAGAACTAGTCGACATTATACTCAACAACGAGAAGTATAGGAGGATCGTCGAGGAGATAGCTGGAAGACTGCTTAGTGGTGCAAGCCCCGAGGAGGTAACTATCTATGCGTGCATGCTGTGTAGGGAGCTGAGATTGGAACTTACGCGTAAGGCTAGGAGTGGAGAGGGTAGGAGTAACCAAAATGCATAG
- a CDS encoding metallophosphoesterase family protein translates to MARRPIEYLELASEIAQNPDDLLDTVEHFVETIDEQREEGDVNGVRLYNHVVIAQPREPIVVIGDVHGDAETLEEILRDPDTQHALETGYVVFLGDYVDRGPHQLETILAPMLMYVENPDHVIMLRGNHEPLPELIPYPHDFPFHLKIRFPEAEYSGFAEKLYQTFLEEVFPRLPDAAIIEGRVFLVHGGPPVTLLEAGSWIEGLAADRYPAPLEILEELLWNDPCDCEADYMPNPRGAGKLWGPRVTERTLELTSTKLIVRGHEAVDEGYKFDHNNKVLTLFSRLGEPYGNQRAAYLVLRFMERWYERENLEKMLKIIEME, encoded by the coding sequence GTGGCTAGGCGGCCAATAGAATACCTAGAGCTTGCCTCCGAGATAGCGCAGAATCCAGATGACCTTTTGGACACTGTAGAGCACTTTGTAGAGACTATTGATGAGCAGCGGGAAGAGGGAGATGTAAACGGGGTGAGGCTATACAACCATGTTGTAATTGCACAACCGCGTGAACCCATAGTCGTAATAGGGGATGTGCACGGCGATGCCGAGACACTCGAGGAGATACTGAGGGACCCAGACACACAGCATGCCCTCGAGACGGGTTACGTGGTGTTCCTAGGCGACTATGTTGACCGCGGCCCTCACCAGCTGGAGACGATACTCGCCCCAATGCTGATGTACGTGGAGAACCCCGATCATGTCATAATGCTAAGGGGTAATCACGAACCGCTACCAGAGCTTATACCCTATCCACACGACTTTCCGTTCCACCTCAAGATTAGGTTCCCAGAGGCAGAGTATAGCGGGTTTGCGGAGAAACTATACCAGACGTTCCTTGAAGAGGTGTTCCCACGACTACCGGACGCGGCTATAATCGAGGGACGGGTCTTCCTGGTTCACGGGGGACCGCCCGTAACACTACTAGAGGCTGGCAGCTGGATTGAAGGTCTTGCTGCCGATAGGTACCCAGCACCGCTCGAGATACTCGAAGAGTTATTGTGGAACGATCCCTGTGATTGTGAAGCTGACTATATGCCTAACCCGAGGGGTGCAGGGAAACTATGGGGGCCGAGAGTCACAGAGAGAACGCTGGAGCTGACAAGTACCAAGCTCATAGTAAGGGGACATGAGGCTGTAGACGAGGGTTACAAGTTTGATCATAACAACAAGGTGCTAACGCTGTTCTCCAGGCTAGGTGAGCCCTATGGAAACCAGCGGGCAGCTTACCTCGTGCTCCGCTTCATGGAGAGATGGTACGAACGCGAGAATCTCGAAAAGATGCTAAAAATCATCGAAATGGAGTGA